One stretch of Corynebacterium imitans DNA includes these proteins:
- a CDS encoding excinuclease ABC subunit UvrA: MHDNRDIRVRDAHLHNLRNVDVDIPRGTLVAVTGVSGSGKSSLAFGTIHGEGQRRYLESVVPFARRLIGSAVDPQVGSVDGLPPTVALEQSTSGGGARSTVGTVSALSNSIRLLYSRCGENPEGLYSDSFSPNTPEGMCPTCQGTGVVHEPTEASMVPDPSLSIEDGAIAAWPGAWAGKNFHDILATLGFDLDSPWRDLPKKDREWILFTDERPVVTVKPLRGEDQIQRNYKGTWRSVASYLTNTLAETQSDTLRKRVLSYMVSRQCETCHGRRLNPKALEVTYAGMPIDALGALPLDRVYEVLAAQEPAEGSAEDLLLKQILPALRSALDLGLAHLSLDRPAPTLSAGELQRIRLSSQLRSGLFGVTYVLDEPSAGLHPDERGAVLDICRRFIESGNSVLLVEHDMELVAQTDWLVDVGPLAGEGGGKVLYSGPTNEYAGDAPTARALANRTLRLNSEPRDAAGSLGLSGVQARSIDGLDVSFGLGQFTAVAGVSGSGKSTLVSTVLAGLLRDAAANVVDEDDGEEAGEWSVGKHAGFDAVRRVVQITQKPIGRTPRSTLATYTGLFDGVRKLFAGTSEAKRRKWTVSRFSYNVKQGQCPTCGGAGKIEVELVFLPGSYTTCPDCGGARYNDETLEVTWEGRTIADVLELTVDEAAEVFAEEPKILRAVETLQAVGLGYLRLGQGAPELSGGEAQRIKLATELQRSRNSRRGHTVYLLDEPTTGLHPADVALLVTELNSLVDAGQTVIVVEHDTSVLAQADRIIEMGPGAGAEGGEIVASGTPAELAACDTPTGRVLAERAARV, encoded by the coding sequence ATGCATGACAATCGAGACATCCGTGTACGCGACGCCCACCTGCACAACCTGCGCAACGTGGATGTGGATATTCCGCGCGGCACACTCGTCGCGGTCACGGGCGTGTCTGGCTCAGGGAAGTCCTCGCTCGCTTTTGGCACCATCCATGGTGAGGGCCAGCGCCGCTACCTGGAATCGGTGGTGCCCTTTGCCCGCCGCCTGATCGGCTCGGCGGTGGACCCGCAAGTCGGCTCCGTCGACGGTCTGCCGCCGACGGTTGCGCTGGAGCAGTCCACCTCGGGCGGTGGGGCGCGTTCTACGGTCGGGACCGTCTCGGCGCTGTCGAATAGCATCCGGCTGCTGTACTCGCGCTGCGGGGAGAACCCGGAGGGCCTGTACTCCGATTCCTTTTCTCCGAACACGCCCGAGGGCATGTGCCCGACCTGTCAGGGCACCGGCGTGGTCCATGAGCCGACCGAGGCCTCCATGGTGCCGGATCCTTCGCTTTCCATCGAGGACGGTGCCATCGCCGCCTGGCCCGGCGCGTGGGCGGGCAAGAACTTCCACGACATTCTGGCCACCCTGGGCTTTGATCTGGACTCGCCCTGGCGGGACCTGCCCAAAAAGGACCGCGAGTGGATCCTGTTTACCGACGAGCGGCCCGTCGTCACTGTCAAACCTTTGCGCGGAGAGGATCAGATCCAGCGCAATTACAAGGGCACGTGGCGCTCGGTGGCCTCGTATCTGACCAACACGCTCGCCGAGACCCAGTCGGATACCCTGCGCAAGCGCGTGCTCAGCTACATGGTCTCCCGCCAGTGCGAGACCTGCCACGGCCGGCGTCTGAACCCGAAGGCACTCGAGGTCACCTACGCGGGCATGCCTATCGACGCCCTCGGCGCGCTTCCCCTCGACCGCGTCTACGAGGTGCTCGCCGCGCAGGAACCTGCCGAAGGATCAGCCGAGGACCTGTTGCTGAAGCAGATCCTGCCCGCGCTGCGCTCCGCGCTCGATCTCGGCCTTGCGCACCTGAGCCTGGACCGTCCCGCCCCGACACTGTCCGCAGGCGAGCTGCAACGCATCCGCCTTTCCTCGCAGCTGCGCTCGGGGCTTTTCGGAGTCACTTACGTCCTCGACGAGCCCTCCGCGGGCCTGCACCCGGACGAGCGCGGTGCCGTGCTGGATATCTGCCGCCGCTTCATTGAGTCCGGCAACTCCGTCCTCCTGGTCGAACACGACATGGAGCTGGTTGCCCAAACCGACTGGCTCGTCGACGTCGGCCCGCTCGCTGGCGAGGGCGGCGGCAAGGTGCTCTACTCGGGACCCACCAACGAGTACGCGGGCGACGCGCCGACCGCCCGCGCGCTGGCCAACCGGACGCTGCGCTTGAACAGTGAGCCCCGCGATGCTGCCGGTTCGCTTGGGCTGTCCGGCGTGCAGGCGCGGTCCATCGACGGGTTGGACGTCTCTTTTGGACTCGGCCAGTTCACTGCCGTGGCGGGCGTGTCCGGCTCCGGCAAGTCCACCTTGGTCAGCACCGTGCTTGCGGGTTTGCTTCGCGACGCCGCCGCAAACGTGGTCGACGAGGACGACGGCGAAGAGGCGGGGGAGTGGAGCGTCGGGAAGCATGCAGGCTTCGACGCGGTGCGCCGGGTCGTGCAGATCACCCAGAAGCCGATCGGCCGCACGCCGCGCTCGACGCTTGCCACGTATACGGGGCTCTTCGATGGTGTTCGGAAACTTTTCGCCGGTACTTCCGAAGCGAAGCGGCGCAAGTGGACCGTCTCGCGCTTTTCCTACAACGTGAAGCAAGGCCAGTGCCCGACCTGCGGCGGTGCGGGCAAGATCGAGGTCGAGCTGGTGTTCCTGCCCGGCTCCTACACCACCTGCCCGGACTGCGGCGGCGCGCGCTATAACGACGAGACCCTCGAGGTGACCTGGGAGGGGCGCACCATCGCCGACGTGCTGGAGCTTACGGTCGACGAGGCCGCGGAGGTGTTCGCCGAGGAGCCGAAGATCCTGCGCGCGGTGGAGACCCTGCAGGCGGTGGGGCTGGGCTACCTCCGACTCGGCCAGGGCGCGCCCGAGCTGTCCGGCGGCGAAGCGCAACGCATCAAGCTGGCCACCGAGCTGCAGCGCTCCCGCAACTCGCGCCGCGGCCACACCGTCTACCTGCTCGACGAGCCGACCACCGGCCTGCACCCCGCCGACGTCGCGCTACTGGTCACCGAGCTCAACAGCCTGGTTGACGCGGGCCAGACCGTCATCGTGGTCGAGCACGACACCTCGGTGCTCGCGCAGGCCGACCGGATCATCGAAATGGGCCCGGGCGCGGGTGCCGAAGGCGGCGAAATTGTTGCTTCTGGTACTCCGGCCGAGCTGGCTGCGTGCGACACGCCGACGGGGCGGGTGCTCGCCGAGCGCGCAGCGCGGGTCTAA
- the pyk gene encoding pyruvate kinase, translating into MDRRTKIVCTLGPAVASKEAIVGLVRDGMNVARLNFSHGDHADHQQNYDWVREATDETGQAVGVLADLQGPKIRLGRFKEGATEWKDGEIVRITTDDVEGTHDRVSTTYKGLARDASPGDRLLVDDGKVGLVCVEVDGNDVVCRVTEGGPVSNNKGVSLPGMNISVPALSEKDKDDLRFALRMGVDLIALSFVRSPADVDLVHEIMDEVGRRVPVIAKLEKPEAVDAIESIILAFDAVMVARGDLGVEIPLEEVPAVQKRVIQIARENAKPVIVATQMLDSMIENSRPTRAEASDVANAVIDGADAVMLSGETSVGVDPHNVVRTMSRIVRSAEDSGIEPKLQHVPRTKRGVVAYAAKDIATNLHAKAIITFTTSGDTARRVARLRPDLPLLAFTPNQQVRSQLAVTWGTDTFLCRRTHTTDDMIAVVDESLLALDDYNEGDTIVVVAGTPPGIPGTTNTIRVHELGEDTTSR; encoded by the coding sequence ATGGATAGAAGAACAAAGATCGTGTGTACGCTCGGCCCAGCTGTGGCGAGCAAGGAAGCCATCGTGGGCCTCGTGCGCGACGGGATGAACGTCGCGCGCCTGAACTTCTCGCACGGCGACCACGCCGACCACCAGCAGAACTACGACTGGGTGCGCGAGGCCACCGACGAGACGGGGCAAGCCGTGGGCGTGCTCGCGGACCTACAGGGCCCGAAGATCCGCCTCGGCCGCTTCAAAGAAGGCGCGACGGAGTGGAAAGACGGCGAGATCGTCCGCATCACCACCGACGATGTCGAGGGCACGCACGACCGTGTCTCCACCACGTACAAGGGCCTGGCGCGTGATGCTTCCCCGGGCGATCGCCTGCTTGTCGACGATGGCAAGGTCGGCCTCGTCTGCGTCGAGGTTGACGGCAACGACGTGGTCTGCCGCGTGACCGAGGGCGGTCCGGTCTCCAACAACAAGGGCGTCTCCCTGCCCGGGATGAACATTTCGGTCCCGGCACTGAGCGAGAAGGACAAGGACGATCTGCGCTTTGCCCTGCGCATGGGCGTGGATCTGATTGCCTTGTCGTTTGTGCGCTCGCCGGCCGACGTGGATCTGGTTCACGAGATCATGGACGAGGTTGGCCGTCGCGTTCCGGTGATCGCCAAGCTGGAGAAGCCTGAGGCGGTCGACGCGATCGAGTCGATCATCCTGGCATTCGACGCGGTGATGGTGGCTCGCGGCGACCTGGGCGTGGAGATCCCGCTCGAGGAGGTCCCCGCGGTGCAGAAGCGCGTTATTCAGATCGCGCGCGAGAACGCCAAGCCGGTGATCGTGGCAACGCAGATGCTCGACTCCATGATTGAGAACTCGCGTCCCACCCGCGCCGAGGCTTCCGACGTGGCCAACGCGGTCATCGATGGCGCGGATGCCGTCATGCTCTCCGGCGAGACCTCCGTGGGCGTGGACCCGCACAACGTGGTGCGCACCATGAGCCGCATCGTGCGCTCCGCCGAGGACTCCGGCATCGAGCCGAAGCTGCAGCACGTGCCCCGCACCAAGCGCGGCGTCGTGGCGTACGCCGCCAAGGACATCGCGACGAACCTGCACGCCAAGGCGATCATCACATTTACCACCTCCGGCGATACGGCGCGCCGCGTTGCGCGCTTGCGCCCGGACCTGCCGCTTTTGGCATTCACCCCGAACCAGCAGGTGCGCTCCCAGCTCGCGGTGACCTGGGGTACCGACACCTTCCTGTGCCGTAGGACCCACACCACTGACGACATGATCGCGGTGGTGGACGAGTCGCTGCTCGCGCTGGATGACTACAACGAGGGCGACACGATCGTAGTAGTTGCCGGCACCCCGCCGGGGATCCCGGGCACCACGAACACCATCCGTGTCCACGAGCTGGGCGAGGACACCACCAGCCGCTAG
- the lgt gene encoding prolipoprotein diacylglyceryl transferase: METYILANIPSPPQGVWHLGPIPIRAYALCIIMGILVALWIGVRRYTARGGDADVVWDAAIVAIPAGIIGGRLYHVITDYDKYFGEGKNPWQAFNITAGGLGIWGAVALGTLAVWALMRYRNVPFAPLADALAPGVVLAQGIGRLGNWFNQELYGAETDVPWALDIYYRVDEAGNFAPLTGRSTGEVLASVHPTFLYELIWNVAVFCLLIWADRYFRLGHGRVFWLYVAGYTFGRFFIELMRTDEATLILGQRVNTWVSAVVFLIAMVLFFFSAKGRETPEEVDPRRQAQAGERSANDG; the protein is encoded by the coding sequence GTGGAAACCTATATTCTGGCAAATATTCCCTCCCCGCCGCAGGGCGTGTGGCATTTGGGCCCAATTCCCATTCGTGCCTACGCGCTGTGCATCATCATGGGCATTCTCGTTGCGCTGTGGATCGGCGTGCGTCGCTACACGGCGCGCGGCGGGGACGCGGATGTGGTGTGGGACGCGGCGATTGTGGCGATCCCCGCAGGCATCATCGGCGGCCGCCTCTACCACGTGATCACGGATTACGATAAGTACTTCGGCGAGGGGAAAAACCCCTGGCAGGCCTTCAATATCACCGCCGGGGGCCTAGGGATCTGGGGTGCGGTCGCGCTCGGCACGCTCGCGGTGTGGGCGTTGATGCGCTACCGCAACGTGCCGTTTGCCCCGCTTGCCGACGCGCTCGCGCCCGGAGTCGTACTCGCCCAGGGCATCGGGCGACTGGGCAACTGGTTCAACCAGGAGCTCTACGGTGCGGAAACGGATGTGCCATGGGCGCTGGACATCTACTACCGCGTCGACGAGGCCGGCAACTTCGCGCCGCTGACCGGCCGCTCAACCGGGGAAGTGCTTGCCAGCGTGCACCCGACCTTCCTGTACGAGCTGATATGGAACGTGGCCGTCTTCTGCCTGCTGATCTGGGCGGATCGCTACTTTAGGCTGGGCCATGGCCGCGTGTTTTGGCTGTACGTGGCCGGTTACACCTTCGGGCGCTTCTTCATCGAGCTGATGCGCACCGACGAGGCCACGCTCATTCTCGGGCAGCGGGTCAACACGTGGGTCTCCGCGGTGGTCTTCCTCATCGCTATGGTGCTCTTCTTTTTCAGTGCGAAGGGGAGAGAGACGCCGGAGGAGGTCGACCCGCGTCGGCAAGCGCAGGCGGGCGAGCGCAGTGCGAACGACGGGTGA
- a CDS encoding indole-3-glycerol phosphate synthase TrpC, with amino-acid sequence MVVPHTADTAGIAEVAEAIVTSVLRDVARREADVPFQEIKARSRDMAPTRDARAAMLRPGCGVVAEIKRNSPVYGPTAAKYRSIEEVAHAIEEGGAHLIACQTERLRFDGSLTDMAAARAAVELPMVCRDVIVDPYQIHEARCYGADVLPLQVGILDQARLASLIDRAESLGMVVMAEVRTPQDADRALAAGASVVAVNSWTFETNSRNPAAFAEIAPGLPSEVIKISLGGVTTARDLINAAACGADAVLAAEAIMSGGDICQATRALAAAGQHPACPSRR; translated from the coding sequence ATGGTGGTTCCTCACACTGCCGACACCGCAGGCATCGCGGAGGTCGCCGAGGCGATCGTGACGAGCGTGCTGCGCGACGTGGCACGCCGTGAGGCCGACGTGCCTTTCCAGGAGATCAAGGCGCGCTCGCGCGACATGGCCCCCACGAGGGACGCGCGCGCCGCCATGCTGCGCCCGGGGTGCGGCGTGGTCGCGGAAATCAAGCGCAATTCGCCCGTCTACGGGCCGACCGCGGCGAAGTACCGCTCGATCGAAGAGGTCGCCCACGCCATCGAAGAGGGCGGGGCGCACCTGATCGCTTGCCAGACGGAGCGTCTGCGCTTCGACGGCTCGTTGACCGATATGGCCGCCGCCCGCGCCGCCGTCGAGCTGCCGATGGTGTGCCGCGACGTGATTGTCGACCCCTACCAGATCCACGAGGCCCGCTGCTACGGCGCCGATGTGCTGCCGCTGCAGGTGGGCATTTTGGACCAGGCGCGCCTGGCGTCGCTGATTGACCGGGCGGAGTCGCTCGGCATGGTGGTGATGGCTGAGGTGCGCACACCGCAGGACGCGGACCGCGCACTCGCCGCGGGCGCGAGCGTCGTCGCGGTCAACTCGTGGACCTTTGAGACCAACTCGCGCAACCCCGCGGCTTTCGCGGAGATCGCCCCGGGGCTGCCGAGCGAGGTCATCAAGATCAGCCTCGGCGGGGTGACCACCGCGCGCGACCTCATCAACGCCGCAGCCTGCGGTGCGGATGCGGTGCTGGCCGCCGAGGCAATCATGAGCGGCGGCGACATCTGCCAGGCCACCCGCGCCTTGGCGGCGGCGGGGCAGCACCCGGCGTGCCCGTCGCGTCGCTAA
- a CDS encoding TIGR02234 family membrane protein, with the protein MSEADTKTVDKGWSRPGAAALGIGGAALWLFARMPWIEAAYDDSLAGSGTAEITGADWSTETTALALLLVVGMIAGLALRRTGRRLIGVVSALAGVGAAIAPAAVLAGPISHERVHALLTVGSDAAQAAQGTDTATIADWAEITATTVAATGPAGALAGCVCALLGGLALALRPGQDSAKLNKYEQETVRREKIRDDLESQPDSGRVLWDALDADIDPTEDPARDGKSP; encoded by the coding sequence ATGAGCGAGGCGGACACCAAGACCGTGGACAAGGGATGGTCGAGGCCGGGCGCGGCCGCACTGGGCATCGGGGGTGCCGCGCTGTGGCTGTTTGCCCGCATGCCGTGGATCGAGGCAGCGTACGACGACAGCCTCGCCGGCAGCGGCACGGCCGAAATCACCGGGGCGGACTGGTCGACGGAGACGACGGCGCTGGCACTCTTGCTCGTCGTAGGCATGATCGCGGGGCTCGCGCTGCGGCGCACCGGCCGACGCCTCATCGGCGTGGTTAGCGCGCTGGCGGGCGTCGGTGCGGCGATCGCCCCGGCTGCGGTGCTGGCGGGTCCAATCTCGCACGAGCGAGTGCACGCGCTGCTCACCGTTGGCAGCGACGCCGCCCAGGCCGCCCAGGGCACAGACACGGCCACGATCGCGGATTGGGCGGAGATCACCGCGACCACGGTGGCGGCCACCGGCCCGGCCGGTGCGCTCGCCGGCTGCGTGTGCGCGCTGCTCGGCGGGCTGGCGCTCGCACTGCGTCCCGGGCAGGACTCGGCGAAGCTGAACAAGTACGAGCAGGAGACGGTACGGCGCGAGAAGATCCGGGATGACTTGGAATCCCAGCCGGACTCAGGCCGTGTGCTGTGGGACGCACTTGATGCGGACATTGATCCGACGGAAGACCCCGCGCGTGACGGGAAGTCCCCTTAA
- the hisI gene encoding phosphoribosyl-AMP cyclohydrolase — MSSAPDTPESYELDPGIAAKLKRNSAGLVPAVVQAAGSGEVLMLAWMDDHALAYTLATRRGTYYSRSRKEYWIKGLTSGHAQYVREVRLDCDGDTILLVVDQEGGACHTGDRTCFDAERLL, encoded by the coding sequence GTGTCGTCCGCCCCGGATACCCCCGAGTCGTATGAGCTTGACCCCGGCATCGCCGCGAAGCTGAAGCGCAACAGTGCAGGGCTTGTGCCCGCCGTGGTACAGGCCGCGGGCAGCGGCGAGGTACTCATGCTCGCCTGGATGGATGACCACGCGCTGGCCTACACGCTGGCCACCCGGCGTGGCACCTACTACTCGCGCTCGCGCAAAGAGTACTGGATCAAGGGGCTGACCAGCGGGCACGCCCAGTACGTGCGCGAGGTGCGCCTGGATTGCGACGGGGACACGATCCTGCTCGTCGTCGACCAGGAGGGCGGCGCCTGCCACACTGGGGATCGCACCTGCTTTGACGCGGAAAGGTTGCTGTAG
- the hisF gene encoding imidazole glycerol phosphate synthase subunit HisF gives MSVAIRVIPCLDVDNGRVVKGVKFADLKDAGDPVELAKRYGAEGADELTFLDVSASKEGRGTMVEVVRRTAEQVFIPLTVGGGVRSAEDVRELLRAGADKVSVNTAAIANPNLLRELSEEFGAQCIVLSVDARRVPEGGVPQPSGFEVTTHGGTKSAGIDAIEWARTGQDLGVGEILLNSMDGDGTKEGFDLELLALVREAVSIPVIASGGAGKAEHFPPAVEAGADAVLAASIFHFGEVSIAEVKEALKAAGQEVR, from the coding sequence ATGTCTGTTGCTATCCGTGTGATTCCGTGTTTGGACGTGGATAATGGCCGCGTGGTCAAGGGGGTGAAGTTCGCCGACTTGAAGGACGCGGGCGACCCGGTCGAGCTAGCCAAGCGCTACGGTGCCGAGGGCGCCGATGAGCTGACCTTCTTGGACGTGTCCGCCTCCAAGGAGGGCCGCGGCACCATGGTTGAGGTGGTGCGCCGCACCGCCGAGCAGGTTTTCATTCCGCTGACCGTCGGCGGCGGGGTGCGCTCGGCTGAAGACGTGCGCGAGCTGCTGCGGGCAGGGGCGGACAAGGTAAGCGTGAACACCGCCGCCATCGCCAACCCGAATCTGTTGCGCGAGCTTAGCGAGGAGTTCGGCGCGCAGTGCATCGTGCTGTCTGTCGACGCGCGCCGCGTCCCCGAAGGCGGGGTGCCGCAACCCTCCGGCTTCGAGGTCACCACGCACGGCGGCACCAAGTCCGCGGGTATCGACGCCATCGAGTGGGCCCGCACCGGCCAGGACTTAGGCGTCGGCGAGATCCTGCTCAACTCCATGGACGGCGACGGCACCAAGGAGGGCTTCGACTTGGAGCTTTTGGCACTCGTTCGCGAGGCGGTGTCCATTCCGGTGATCGCCTCGGGAGGGGCTGGTAAGGCGGAGCATTTCCCGCCCGCCGTCGAGGCCGGCGCGGATGCGGTGCTGGCGGCCTCCATCTTCCACTTCGGCGAGGTCTCGATCGCCGAGGTGAAGGAAGCGCTCAAGGCTGCCGGGCAGGAGGTGCGCTAG
- a CDS encoding inositol monophosphatase family protein — translation MPAESNTAHQLEEYLGVAHEVVAEAREIFLAHLGAAPALYKGKGDFATEADLAIEKLLRRRLEAATGIPVFGEEQGGTLNSEACWVVDPIDGTSNYSSGNPNCAILVSLLLRGEPVVAVTDIPLFRTQLSCHAGSPVLLNHEPLPPVDHTTAAAWQVGVGSVGSDDRQAFPASMRLGLLGALAEADLRPRISGSVGVDLAFVAQGVYQAAVSFSPYIWDNAAGVCLARSAGASVSAPDGSAWSPDSVGVVVGTAAAHEMVLGSMSSVRDTPTPGPN, via the coding sequence GTGCCCGCAGAGTCGAACACAGCGCACCAGCTTGAGGAATACCTGGGGGTTGCGCACGAGGTTGTCGCCGAGGCGCGGGAGATCTTCCTCGCGCACCTGGGTGCGGCCCCAGCCCTGTACAAGGGCAAAGGAGATTTTGCCACTGAGGCTGACCTGGCGATCGAGAAGCTGCTGCGCCGTCGGCTCGAGGCGGCCACCGGCATCCCGGTTTTCGGGGAGGAGCAGGGCGGGACGCTCAATAGCGAGGCGTGCTGGGTGGTCGACCCGATCGACGGTACGTCGAACTACTCATCTGGCAACCCTAACTGCGCCATCCTTGTCTCCCTGCTGTTGAGAGGCGAGCCCGTCGTCGCGGTCACCGACATCCCGCTTTTTCGCACCCAGCTGTCCTGCCACGCGGGTTCGCCGGTGCTGCTCAACCACGAACCGCTACCGCCGGTGGACCACACCACGGCGGCGGCCTGGCAGGTTGGTGTCGGCTCCGTGGGCTCGGACGACCGGCAGGCTTTTCCCGCGAGCATGCGTTTGGGACTCCTCGGCGCGCTGGCAGAGGCGGACCTGCGCCCGCGTATCTCAGGCTCGGTCGGCGTCGACTTGGCTTTTGTCGCACAGGGCGTTTACCAGGCCGCCGTGAGCTTTTCGCCCTACATTTGGGACAACGCGGCCGGTGTGTGCCTCGCGCGCAGCGCAGGCGCGTCTGTGAGCGCGCCGGACGGGAGCGCGTGGTCGCCGGATTCGGTGGGCGTGGTGGTGGGGACCGCCGCAGCGCACGAAATGGTGCTGGGTAGCATGAGTAGCGTGCGTGACACGCCCACCCCTGGCCCCAATTAA
- the priA gene encoding bifunctional 1-(5-phosphoribosyl)-5-((5-phosphoribosylamino)methylideneamino)imidazole-4-carboxamide isomerase/phosphoribosylanthranilate isomerase PriA, with amino-acid sequence MDFTLLPAVDVVNGQAVRLDQGEAGTEKSYGDPLEAALRWQEQGATWLHFVDLDAAFGRGSNHEMMADVVKKLDINVELTGGIRDDASLERALATGARRVNIGTAALQHPEWMVDVISRYGDKVAIDLAVREEDGQWRTKGNGWTSDGGDLWEVLELFDSAGCSRFVVTDVSKDGMLTGPNTDLLREVSAACDAYVTASGGIATLDNVVELASFAHEGIDSAIIGKALYEHKFTLDEALKAAAGATPAADE; translated from the coding sequence ATGGATTTCACTCTGTTGCCCGCCGTGGATGTAGTCAATGGCCAGGCCGTTCGCCTCGATCAGGGCGAGGCCGGCACCGAAAAGAGCTATGGTGACCCGCTTGAGGCCGCGCTGCGCTGGCAGGAGCAGGGTGCGACCTGGCTGCACTTCGTGGACCTGGACGCCGCATTCGGTCGTGGCTCCAACCACGAGATGATGGCAGACGTGGTCAAAAAGCTCGACATCAACGTGGAGCTGACTGGCGGCATTCGGGATGATGCTTCGCTTGAGCGCGCCCTGGCCACCGGCGCGCGTCGGGTAAACATCGGCACCGCAGCGCTGCAGCACCCGGAATGGATGGTGGACGTGATTTCTCGCTACGGCGACAAGGTGGCCATCGACCTGGCTGTGCGTGAAGAGGACGGCCAGTGGCGCACGAAGGGCAACGGGTGGACCTCGGACGGCGGCGACCTGTGGGAGGTGCTCGAACTGTTCGACTCCGCCGGGTGCTCCCGCTTCGTGGTCACCGACGTGAGCAAGGACGGCATGCTTACCGGCCCCAACACCGACCTGCTGCGCGAGGTCTCCGCGGCTTGTGACGCGTATGTGACTGCTTCTGGCGGCATTGCCACCCTGGACAACGTGGTGGAGTTGGCAAGTTTCGCACACGAGGGGATCGACTCGGCGATTATTGGCAAGGCGCTCTACGAGCACAAGTTCACGCTCGACGAGGCGCTCAAGGCTGCCGCCGGTGCCACCCCGGCTGCGGACGAGTAA
- the hisH gene encoding imidazole glycerol phosphate synthase subunit HisH: MNVARPLTQVALLDYGAGNIRSAQRALEHVGAEVTVTTDPYVATEAAGLVVPGVGAFDACMRGLNRVDGGRVIGQRLAGSRPVLGICVGLQVMFERGVEHGVDTAGFGEWPGVVEKLDAPVLPHMGWNTVEMANDSELFAGLDSDTRFYFVHSYGVREFPLVADEFIAYPKLSWATHGASRFLAAVENGPLCATQFHPEKSGDAGLHLLENWVGTLR; this comes from the coding sequence ATGAACGTCGCTCGCCCCTTAACGCAGGTTGCCCTTTTAGATTACGGCGCGGGAAACATCCGCTCCGCCCAGCGCGCCCTCGAACACGTCGGTGCCGAGGTCACAGTGACCACGGACCCGTACGTGGCCACCGAGGCCGCGGGCCTGGTCGTGCCCGGCGTCGGCGCCTTTGATGCGTGCATGCGCGGGCTTAACCGCGTCGACGGCGGCCGCGTGATCGGCCAGCGGCTCGCGGGCTCGCGCCCGGTGCTGGGCATCTGCGTGGGTCTGCAGGTGATGTTCGAGCGCGGTGTGGAGCACGGGGTAGATACCGCAGGTTTCGGCGAGTGGCCGGGCGTGGTGGAAAAACTTGACGCCCCGGTGCTGCCGCACATGGGCTGGAACACCGTCGAGATGGCCAATGACAGTGAGCTGTTTGCAGGCTTAGACTCGGATACCCGCTTCTACTTCGTCCACTCCTACGGGGTGCGCGAGTTCCCGCTTGTCGCCGACGAGTTCATCGCCTACCCCAAGCTGAGCTGGGCAACCCACGGCGCAAGCCGCTTTTTGGCGGCGGTGGAAAACGGCCCGCTGTGCGCCACCCAGTTCCACCCGGAAAAGTCCGGGGATGCAGGCCTGCACCTGTTGGAAAACTGGGTGGGTACGCTGAGGTAA